From a single Anaerolineales bacterium genomic region:
- a CDS encoding glycosyltransferase family 39 protein: MELLKNIADKLWDKSLIIAGVLCALLPTSPLNMPLTFRDSGVFLYFGWRILNGELPYRDIWDHKPPVIFYINALGLALTDNSRWGVWIIELVALSIAAWIGFQLVKSLFGLSPAISSLLLWLLSLVPLLQGGNFTTEYTLPLQFAALWLAYHINASRRSNWMYFLLGLTGAITFFTKQTAVGIWIAIVLYLTIQRLFTKQIRQWFHEIVIIAFGGLAFTTFVIVFFYIQGALPQFWSAAFEYNFVYSTRIDGGLATALDTISKGVRPLTRTGLLQFSILGFIVAIALILLRKKSAKDTLPLLAIGLVDLPIELYLIGMPSRTFPHYYMTMLPVLALFAGLALWAFIKLMANWHIPNIATGILILGMASYLTWNSFYIYMDQLYTYRKLTKNETIIEYIKETTSPDDTVLLWGAEASVNYFAERKSPTRFVYQYPLHQTGYVNDEMINEFLDDIIKKSPELIIDTGTQNPLYGFPISTDAIIKKIEYLKTHYCQVQRIDTWTIYQFSENGCEY, translated from the coding sequence ATGGAATTATTAAAAAATATTGCAGATAAGCTCTGGGATAAATCGCTGATCATCGCGGGGGTGCTTTGTGCCTTACTTCCCACAAGTCCGCTGAACATGCCTCTCACATTTAGAGATTCGGGGGTATTTTTATACTTTGGCTGGAGGATCTTGAACGGCGAACTGCCCTACCGTGACATATGGGATCACAAGCCGCCGGTCATTTTTTATATCAACGCTCTGGGGCTGGCGCTTACAGACAATTCGCGGTGGGGGGTATGGATAATTGAACTTGTGGCATTATCAATAGCAGCATGGATTGGTTTTCAACTTGTCAAAAGCCTGTTCGGTCTTTCACCTGCCATTTCCAGCCTGCTACTTTGGCTATTATCGCTTGTTCCTCTATTACAGGGAGGAAATTTCACAACAGAATATACGCTTCCACTACAGTTTGCTGCATTATGGTTGGCTTATCATATCAATGCATCCCGCCGCTCCAATTGGATGTATTTCCTCCTGGGTTTAACAGGAGCCATTACATTCTTCACCAAACAAACAGCCGTTGGGATTTGGATAGCCATCGTTCTATATCTGACCATCCAACGATTATTCACAAAGCAGATCAGACAATGGTTTCATGAAATTGTCATCATCGCATTTGGCGGTTTGGCGTTTACTACATTCGTAATAGTATTTTTTTACATTCAGGGCGCACTTCCACAATTTTGGAGCGCAGCTTTCGAATACAACTTTGTTTACTCAACCCGTATCGACGGCGGACTGGCTACTGCGCTGGATACCATCTCAAAAGGTGTCCGACCTTTAACCCGAACAGGGCTGCTACAATTCTCAATCTTGGGATTTATAGTTGCTATCGCACTGATCCTGCTCAGAAAAAAATCGGCCAAGGATACACTCCCGCTTCTTGCCATCGGGCTGGTTGATCTGCCCATCGAACTTTATCTCATCGGGATGCCCAGTCGCACCTTCCCACACTACTACATGACCATGCTTCCCGTTCTTGCCTTATTCGCGGGATTGGCTCTCTGGGCATTCATCAAGTTGATGGCAAATTGGCACATTCCCAATATCGCAACCGGCATACTCATTCTCGGCATGGCAAGCTATCTAACGTGGAACTCTTTTTACATCTACATGGATCAACTGTACACGTACAGAAAGCTGACGAAAAACGAAACCATCATCGAGTACATCAAGGAAACGACATCCCCCGACGATACGGTCTTACTATGGGGCGCGGAGGCATCGGTCAATTATTTTGCTGAAAGAAAAAGCCCAACCCGTTTTGTATACCAATACCCGCTTCATCAAACGGGGTATGTTAACGATGAAATGATCAATGAATTTTTGGATGATATTATAAAAAAAAGTCCTGAACTCATTATTGACACCGGAACACAAAATCCACTTTACGGGTTTCCAATCAGTACGGATGCAATCATCAAAAAGATCGAGTATCTTAAAACTCATTATTGCCAAGTACAGCGGATAGACACTTGGACAATCTATCAATTCTCAGAAAATGGCTGTGAGTATTGA
- a CDS encoding DUF115 domain-containing protein, protein MKQSIKSIVPQPVWQFARNTYDGIRRIPELPAAYFHPWRRESIKRLAALKDVHKGKRAFIIGNGPSLKQTDLSKLKNEITFGMNRIYLAFPELGFTTKYICVTNDLVIEQFSNDFLALQVPQFIAWRSHRHYPANLPISQLPTFVYTSYTGPKFAADVRGRVWEGATVTNLALQLAFHMGIEQAILIGVDHNFASKGDANKTVVSEGDDPNHFMPNYFGKGVKWQLPDLDTSEVGYIMAREAYKKEGREVIDATVGGKLTVFPKVDYNSLFG, encoded by the coding sequence ATGAAACAGAGCATAAAGTCCATCGTCCCCCAGCCCGTCTGGCAATTCGCGCGGAACACCTATGATGGTATCCGCCGCATCCCCGAACTTCCCGCCGCCTATTTCCATCCCTGGCGGCGCGAGAGCATCAAACGCCTCGCCGCGCTGAAGGATGTTCACAAAGGCAAACGCGCATTCATCATCGGTAACGGTCCATCGCTCAAACAGACCGATCTCAGCAAACTCAAGAATGAGATCACGTTCGGCATGAATCGCATCTATCTTGCCTTTCCCGAACTCGGTTTCACCACCAAATATATTTGTGTTACCAATGATCTTGTCATTGAACAATTTTCAAATGATTTTCTCGCCCTTCAAGTCCCGCAATTCATTGCATGGCGTTCGCATCGTCACTATCCCGCCAATCTACCAATTTCCCAACTTCCAACTTTCGTCTACACGTCCTACACCGGACCAAAATTCGCCGCCGATGTCCGCGGGCGTGTGTGGGAAGGCGCGACCGTCACCAACCTCGCCCTGCAACTCGCCTTTCACATGGGCATCGAGCAAGCCATCCTCATCGGTGTGGATCACAACTTCGCGTCCAAGGGCGATGCGAACAAAACCGTTGTCTCCGAGGGCGACGACCCCAATCACTTCATGCCCAATTACTTTGGCAAGGGCGTCAAATGGCAGCTGCCCGACCTCGACACATCCGAAGTTGGTTACATCATGGCGCGTGAAGCCTATAAAAAAGAAGGGCGTGAAGTGATCGACGCAACTGTCGGCGGTAAACTGACCGTCTTCCCGAAAGTGGATTACAACTCTCTTTTCGGATGA
- a CDS encoding SDR family oxidoreductase, whose translation MENRTLLITGAAGGIGRASVALFAEKGWRVIGVDRNDFGDDFPQNGAFIRSDISRPEDMEAIFEQAKSFSDTLDALVNNAALQVAKPLVETTVDEWDAVMAANLRSVFLGVKLAYPLLKAGNGGSIVNVSSVHAVQTSTNIAAYAASKGGLLALTRAMAIEFAPDNIRVNAILPGAVDTPMLRAGLGRGHVGSGDIQERLDNLARKTVSGKVGKPEEIAHAIYFLADNEQSSFMTGQAMIVDGGATARLSTE comes from the coding sequence ATGGAAAATAGAACCCTTCTCATCACCGGCGCGGCGGGCGGAATCGGGCGCGCGTCTGTTGCGCTTTTTGCCGAAAAAGGCTGGCGCGTCATCGGCGTGGACAGAAATGATTTCGGGGATGATTTCCCGCAAAACGGAGCATTCATCCGCTCCGATATCTCGCGCCCCGAAGACATGGAAGCGATTTTTGAGCAGGCAAAATCGTTCTCCGATACGCTCGACGCCCTGGTCAACAATGCAGCGTTACAGGTGGCAAAACCACTCGTGGAAACAACCGTCGATGAGTGGGATGCGGTCATGGCGGCGAATTTGCGTTCCGTGTTTCTTGGCGTCAAGCTGGCGTATCCGCTTCTCAAAGCTGGGAACGGCGGGTCAATCGTGAATGTTTCCTCCGTTCACGCCGTGCAGACGTCCACCAATATCGCCGCGTACGCCGCGTCCAAGGGCGGGTTGCTCGCCCTGACCCGCGCCATGGCGATCGAATTTGCGCCGGATAATATCCGTGTCAATGCGATTTTGCCCGGCGCAGTGGATACGCCCATGCTGCGTGCGGGACTCGGGCGCGGACATGTCGGTTCGGGCGATATACAGGAAAGGCTCGATAATCTGGCGCGGAAGACGGTCAGCGGGAAGGTTGGCAAGCCGGAGGAGATCGCCCACGCCATTTACTTCCTTGCGGATAACGAACAGTCGTCCTTCATGACCGGTCAAGCGATGATCGTGGACGGCGGCGCAACAGCCCGGTTGAGCACGGAATGA
- a CDS encoding phosphoglycerate dehydrogenase yields the protein MPTVLMTAPYMIPFLDRFRPVLAEYGIELIVPDVRERMEEADLLQYAGQFDGTICGDDRYTARVIEACLPRLKVISKWGTGIDSIDAEACSRFNVKIGRTLNAFTTPVADTVISYMLAFARRTPWMDAAMKRGEWEKIPGKALSECVLGVIGVGTIGKAVTRRARAFGMKVIGTDIVEIDHVFVTETGIEMTNLEHLLSNSDFVSINCDLNPTSHHLINADTLAKMKSTAVLINTARGPIVEEKALVAALSSGQVGGAALDVFEHEPLPLDSPLLKMDNVMLAPHNSNSSPTAWERVHWNTIRNLLDGLGIDSSGLKHGK from the coding sequence ATGCCAACCGTATTAATGACCGCTCCGTACATGATTCCCTTTCTTGACCGTTTCCGCCCTGTGCTGGCGGAATACGGCATAGAACTCATCGTCCCGGACGTGCGGGAGCGCATGGAAGAAGCGGACCTGTTGCAATATGCCGGTCAATTCGACGGCACGATCTGCGGCGATGACCGCTACACCGCGCGGGTGATCGAAGCCTGCCTGCCGCGTTTGAAGGTCATCTCCAAGTGGGGGACGGGCATCGATTCAATCGACGCCGAGGCTTGTTCCCGCTTCAACGTCAAAATTGGTCGAACGCTGAATGCGTTTACCACCCCCGTTGCGGATACTGTCATCAGTTACATGCTCGCCTTCGCCCGCCGCACACCATGGATGGACGCAGCGATGAAGCGCGGTGAATGGGAGAAAATTCCCGGCAAGGCATTGAGCGAATGCGTTTTAGGCGTGATCGGTGTGGGTACCATCGGCAAGGCGGTCACGCGCCGCGCGCGGGCGTTCGGCATGAAAGTCATTGGCACGGACATTGTGGAGATCGACCATGTCTTCGTCACAGAAACCGGCATCGAGATGACAAATCTCGAACACCTATTATCGAATTCCGATTTTGTTTCCATCAACTGTGATCTCAACCCGACATCCCATCACCTCATCAATGCAGATACGCTTGCGAAGATGAAATCCACAGCGGTGCTGATCAACACTGCGCGTGGTCCCATCGTGGAGGAAAAGGCTTTGGTCGCGGCACTCAGTTCCGGTCAAGTTGGAGGCGCGGCGCTGGATGTTTTCGAGCATGAACCGCTTCCGCTGGATAGTCCGTTGTTGAAGATGGATAATGTCATGCTCGCGCCGCATAATTCCAACTCCAGCCCGACGGCATGGGAGCGGGTGCATTGGAACACGATCCGAAATTTGCTGGACGGGCTGGGAATCGATTCGAGTGGATTGAAACATGGAAAATAG
- a CDS encoding glycosyltransferase family 2 protein: MKIPPHSDLEPESPIRHFPPFEMTLVSIVTPSYNQAKYLEQTMLSVLDQDYPHIEYIIIDGASTDGSVDIIKKYSEKLAYWTSEKDSGQADAINKGFTRATGEIVAWLNSDDYYLPGTVSAAVKAFEENPDAVLIYGNMLAVDENGKTFNTLNYKQLTLEDLLCFQIIGQPAVFMRRPALQKTSGLDPTFHFLLDHLLWIQLAQHGKLLHVDHIWSAARYHAEAKNRAKAAEFGREAFRILDVVSQDEHLASVLTKANRRARASAHRVDARYLLDGGLPAKSLAAWFRALSIHPPTALARMNLFVSAILSLLGLEKVRDGILRARGTRYKE, translated from the coding sequence ATGAAAATCCCGCCTCACTCCGACCTCGAACCTGAATCCCCTATTCGACATTTCCCACCCTTTGAGATGACCCTCGTTTCCATCGTCACCCCATCCTATAACCAGGCAAAATACCTCGAGCAGACCATGCTGTCTGTGCTCGATCAGGATTATCCGCACATCGAGTACATCATCATTGACGGCGCATCCACCGATGGCAGTGTGGATATCATCAAAAAGTATTCCGAAAAACTTGCATATTGGACTTCAGAAAAAGACAGCGGACAAGCCGACGCCATCAATAAGGGATTTACCCGCGCAACCGGTGAAATTGTCGCCTGGCTTAATTCGGACGATTATTATCTACCCGGCACGGTCAGCGCGGCGGTGAAGGCATTTGAAGAAAACCCCGATGCGGTTCTGATCTATGGAAACATGCTCGCCGTGGATGAGAATGGCAAAACGTTTAACACCTTGAATTACAAACAATTGACGCTTGAAGATTTGTTATGTTTCCAAATTATTGGACAGCCCGCCGTCTTCATGCGCCGCCCCGCCCTGCAAAAAACAAGCGGACTCGATCCAACATTCCACTTTCTACTCGATCATCTCTTATGGATCCAACTCGCCCAACATGGGAAACTTTTGCATGTCGATCACATCTGGTCAGCTGCGCGCTACCACGCCGAAGCGAAGAACCGTGCGAAAGCCGCTGAGTTCGGGCGCGAAGCCTTCCGTATTTTAGATGTGGTTTCGCAAGATGAACATCTCGCCTCTGTGTTGACAAAAGCCAACCGCCGCGCCCGCGCCTCTGCCCACCGTGTGGACGCACGCTACCTGCTCGATGGCGGACTTCCCGCAAAATCGCTCGCGGCATGGTTTCGCGCGCTATCCATCCACCCGCCCACGGCTCTGGCGCGGATGAATCTATTTGTATCTGCTATTTTAAGTCTCCTTGGTTTGGAGAAAGTACGGGATGGTATCCTACGGGCACGAGGAACAAGATATAAGGAATAA